The DNA region AGCGTCACGAGTCGCAGGTTCCTCTCCCACGTCGCGCGCCGGTCCCCTTCCTCTTTCTGAAACCAAACGCAGCCTCACGGTGGAGGAACAGCCCCCGCAGCCATTTCACCCCATTTTACCCCACAAAAGGTTGTCGGGAGCCCCTGCCAAACCACCCCTGGGAACCAGCAGTGCTTCGAAGCTCTTCTCCCCGCTGTGTGATGCGGCAGATGGTCATGGTGGAGCAGCACCCACCACGTCAGCACCCCAAGccacctccaccccccccaggacacccctaCCTCGTGGCGGTACTCCTTGCCGTAGGTTTTCTTCCAGAGCTGCCAGTGCCAGTCCAGCGCGGggtcggggtgtcccagtgccaccGCAAGCGCGGCCAAGAAGGCGATGGAAGCCGGCAGCTTCATCCCGCTCAGCTGGGACCGGGGAGTTGGAGCGACACGGCACGCACGCTGGGAGCTGAGGGCTCAGAGCCGGAGCCGTGCTTGACCCCTTAGTGACAAATCCGGTTTGGTAAGGGAGGCAGAATGGTGATGACATCCCTGACCTGGACTCCCTGGCATGCCCTTCACGGGGTTTCTGCACTGGGTGATGCCAACGGCTCCTGTCCTGCCTGCCCAGACAAGCACCCCGCAGCGGCACTGCCTGCCGCACTTGCTGCGTACCCCCAACCCCTGCGAGATGGGGTCCCATCCAGGACTCAGGAACTTCCCTCAGGGGGGAGAAGTCTGCTGGACTCAACCCCTGTCCCCGCTGGACACCGACACGCAGGGACACATCCAGACACGCGCCTCGTCTCACGGTTCCACCCTGCCCAAGAAACCCTCCCCGAAGGAAGCTTACACATCGCCTGGTCAAGTGCCTGTTTTGACAAACCTGTGTTTTCCAgcaccttaaaaataattttaaaaaaaaaatcctattttcatcAGCTGATGTCCACCAGCTCCTGAGGATGGGCTACTACGTACAATTCAACTACCCGGAGAGGGCTTGGTGATCAGAGATAAGATGGAGTCAGAGTCCACATAAAAATATTGTTCTTCCAGTTTTACTTCCTCAAAGCTCAGTCCTCCCAGAGGGGTGTTAAACACAAAAGCACCCAACGTACCTGAAAAGGCTTCTTCTGGTGGCGGGTACCGATCCTCAGCTCCCCGGCAGTGCGCGTGTATGAGGTaagggggatgctggggacaaatCCAGCGCGTCCCCACCACCGCCGGGACACGCAGGACCTGCGGCACACGGCAGCTGCAACTCGTCGCACAAATCACGAGTCAGGAAATGAGGAAATGCTCTGATTTCATTTTCACTTAGCTGGGAACCGGGCTTGCCGTGCCGGTCGTGGGGTTATTTGAAGCAGGACCCTCAAATCCATCAGAAAACGATTGCAGCTGAGAGTTGCCTATTTCCAGCACCCCAAATATTAATGGCAAGGCCCTCACCGTGGTTTATGAGGCTCGTGGGGCCAGCGGGCAGGAGCAGGAGTCACACTCCTTTGATACGATTTTTGCATTTTGGTGACTTGGTGCTGAGCTAAGAGACAGGATGAGGTCAAGCACGGAGCCTTGCTACTGGTTTGAACTGGGTAGACCTGAGCTCCCATCTCACCTCCGCGGTGTAACAACCAGACCAAAGCCAActcttaggggggaaaaaaaaaaaatcacgtttaTTCACTTTTCGGTGGGGTAGCACAGATGGGAAGAGGTGGTTTAAATACACTCATGGGATGGAGCTGAGCCGGCCAGCCTCAGCGCTGCGTGGACAGCAGGAGACACATCTAATGCACGTTACATTGCAGTCAGGCTGAAAACACAGTCAAGCAAAGTCTCCAGCTGCCTGGAAATCACGCTCCAGCCTCCGGTCAGGGCATCCTCTGCGTTCCCATGAAGgacagccaggcaggagggtgcATTTCTCACCACTACGAAGCACCATGGGACGTAAAATGGCTGCAAGAAACCTTctaagagaagaggaggaagcaaaacaGTGTCTCAAGAGCTTTGAAGATGCAGCTGAGTCATTTTCTAAAAAGCTGCCGGAGATTGCAAGAGTTAGCAATGACAACAGAGAGCCCTCCAcctaaataattgaaataattccCAACAGATTATCCCTTATTAGTGGATAAGTTCCCGGGGAGGGTGAATGAGATGGTCATACTCGATGAGACGCTTGAACAAGCCAACTGCGATCGCTCCTGATTTCTGCTGTAGAAATTCTATCTGTAGAAATCCAATGGGATTCCTCAAGGAGGGAAGGTTGGAGTAGAGCCAGGCACACTCGAGATCAGCAGGGTGAGCGGTGGCATCGCAAGAGCTTGTCCCGAAAGCAGGGAACCCTCTAGATCTGGGGGTAAGCACCGTAGCTGGCGATCCCGCAGTGGTTTCCACGGTTCCTCGCCATCCGGATATAGCCCTGGTCACCAAAATGCGCACCCCaacttttggaagaagaaagaagcaaaaattagACAACAGGAGGTAACTGCCTCCTTCCGCACCACTCCTCACCCTCACTTTTTTCTCTCCAcatcccttttttaaaattttttttcaactcATGCTTCCTCCCCCGCAGCCACAGGAATAGCCAAATTCGCATCTTTTGGCCAAAAAGGCTGAACCTCCTGACTGCTTCCCTGCCAGATTTTGCGAACGCTGACTCttcgggggttgggggggggggggggttggggaaaATCACGTATTTTCTATGTGCTGGAGTGAGTCAAAACCACCAAGGAAATACCAGATAAAGGTGAATGAAtttgttttgtatattaaaaatacacgtttgggtttttttaaaatcctacCAAGGCCAGAGATGAGAGGAGGAAACTGGTGGATTTTTAGCCCTGACATGAGGATAAAGGAGCTTTGTTGACAGAACTGCccacagctgggttttttttggtggttgtttttaaaaaagataatggTTTTCAGTTGCTGAATGTAGCTTTGCTGACAtcgcaagtttttttttttttccagagatgtGTCTGTCTGAGCAGAATTCTGTCGTTTCAACACTTTGTTTCTTCTGGTTCTGCATTTTAAACAGTGAAAGACATgttcacaaatacattttaatgcaaGGGGCAGCCCGGCTGCAATGACCCTTGCGGCTGTGCCTCCAAATTGGCCCAAGGAGGGGGTTCGCTGCTGTGTCTCCGAATCAAACCAGCTCGGTTTCTCTCTCCAGGAAGCACCAGCCCTTTGTGCTGACTCAGCACCCAGGAACGCTGGAAACCCTGGAGTTTCCCGCAGAGCAGAAATCCCATTTTTTGAGCCAGCACTGAGGAGTCAGGTGGGAGCGTTTTGGGTGACGTACGTCGATTCGGGTTTACAGGGCTTAATCGAGGGCCCTTTACACCATGGTTGCGATGGAGCTGAGCCCTAAACATACCTAAAGAAAGCTGATGGGCATCTAAAAGCGCACCGCGGGCACATCTTTGAAACCTTCAGGGTGCCCCTCGGAGAGGAGGCTGAAAGGAAAAGCTGCTCAGCGACTGGGTCTGCTGTACCTGTTTTTCACGAGCCAGTAGTCCTCCCCATCCGCAGAGCCGTAGCCGACGACGAGCACGGCGTGATTCACCACCTGAGAGCAGCTCGGGTCACGGTAGATACCTGGAAGGCATTTGGAAACAGCCTGTGGACAACTTGCCCTAAGTCACTGCCCAAATGGGAGTTAAATTCACTCTTTGGGAGGTGCCACCAATGCCTCTCGCCAAGAATGAGGGCAACACAAGCTAAATGCAAGTCAAAGCTGAACGAACTTATATTTAAGGAAGTTGGGCCATGGGAAGGAAAGCACATCCCTTTCTTGCCATCCCCTGAAGACCCACCAGCTTTGTACAAGAAGAAGGTGGGCTGCCTGGCATCGATGCTGACAGAGATGGGTCCCACATTGGCGACGGCATCCTTCAGCGCGGCTTCATCACCGTGTGGCAGGTCGACGTACCTGGAACACGTGGCTGCTCGCGCCGTCAGGTTGTAGCGGCACGCACCGTCCTGGCAAATGGAGGGGGAAAGTGTGTGCACAGAGTCCTGCTCTGCGTTACGTGAGTCAGAGCTGGTGCTCTTGGCGTTAAAGACAGACAACTCCGCGGTTTTCTAAAGTGGATTTCCTCTGGAAGCGGCAGGACTATTAATTCCTCCATTTTCAGCTGAGCCAACCTAAGCGTTGCCCAGGTCTGATGCCTACCTGAGCTGTGTAGGGGTAGGAATCATCCGAGTCAATCCCTTGGTTGTCGATGATGTACTGGAAAGCTTTGGTTCTCCATCCGCCACCGCAGCCTTTGTTCCCATAGCTCCTGGTGCAGTCAACGAGGTTCTGGGCGCTCAGAGACACCAGCTGCCCCGTCTTCAGCTTCACCTGGGCTTCGAGGGCTCCCACGGCGCTGAACGCCCAGCACGACCCACAGGCACCCTGCAAAAGCCCCAGAGATGCTCAGACGCTGCCCCACGGGACCAAGGCACGGGGAGGCACAAAGAGAGCTTCAAACCTGGTTCTTCACATCCGTGACGCATCCCTTCTCCCTCCAGTCCACCGTGTCCGGGACTTTGCTGCCAGGCTGCGGTCGGTACGTGGAGGTCTGGTTTGGCCGAGGAGCAACGTTCAGCCCAGTTAACAAAGCCGCCACTTCCTCACTGGTCTGGTGGGAAGGAGCACAGAGGCGTTCGCAACGTGCCGAGGTTTACTTTGCCCGACAGGAGAGCAGATCCATCCACGCATCCCACCCCACCGAAAGGACCAGGTTTGTCCTTGCATGTGGTTGTGGCGTCGCCAACGCTGTGCGTGCCACCCCCCTCGAGCAAACGCATGACTCCATGCTCGAGCCTCGCGGTGCAGCCGGCGCCTACCATGTCTGCCAGGTGGTTCATGCCCAGCTCGTAGGAGTGCAGCCCCAGGGAGTGCTCCAGGTTATGCAGCGTCACGAGTCGCAGGTTCCTCTCCCACGTCGCGCGCCGGTCCCCTTCCTCTTTCTGAAACCAAACGCAGCCTCACGGTGGAGGAACAGCCCCCGCAGCCATTTCACCCCATTTTACCCCACAAAAGGTTGTCGGGAGCCCCTGCCAAACCACCCCTGGGAACCAGCAGTGCTTCGAAGCTCTTCTCCCCGCTGTGTGATGCGGCAGATGGTCATGGTGGAGCAGCACCCACCACGTCAGCACCCTAAGccacctccaccccccccaggacacccctaCCTCGTGGCGGTACTCCTTGCCGTAGGTTTTCTTCCAGAGCTGCCAGTGCCAGTCCAGCGCGGggtcggggtgtcccagtgccagCGCGGggtcggggtgtcccagtgccaccGCAAGCGCGGCCAGGAAGGCGATGGAAGCCGGCAGCTTCATCCTGCTCAGCTGGGACGGGGAGGCAGTGCCAGACCCAACCTGGGGGTTTTACTTCCCCACCGATTCCCAACCCCACCCCATCCCCTTAGTGCCTTTTTCCTTGGCTAGGAGCCGTCTCCGGGCGCACAGCGATGCTCTGCGGCCCCAGCGCAACCGTGACACAGGGCCAGACCCTTCCCGCACGCACACCTGCGGTGCCACCCCCCCAAGAAAGTCTCTTCTAAGGAAACTTCGCACATCCCCAAATATTTCCTCTGCCAACTTTCCGCCTCCATCGCTGTGGCAGCTCTCGGGGAAAAGGAGCAGTCGAGGAGGACGCACCAAGGAGGTAGAGATCAACTCTGTCCCCCAGGCAAGGGCAAAGGGACCATTTCTGCATGTTCTCCAGCCGAAAACGACCCCAGGGAGACGTCTCACCTGCCTGCCCGGCCAGGGCGCAGCTTTCCAGAGAGCCCGGGACGGGCGCGAGGGGCCTGGGGCAGCACGGGGGCGCGAGGAGGTCCCTCCGCTTGCTGCTGCCGGAAGCCAGAGAAATGCTccaatttcactttcttttcacaGCGTTCTGGTTTCAAACAATCCTGACGGCGCATCCTGGCAGGCCCCGACAAAATAaccagcatccctcctcctctccaccaCCCGGCCAGGCCATTCGCCACCCACGTCTTGGTGCGTGGGTGCAAGTGGGACaaagaaacttatttttaagtgACTGAACTTTTTTTTGGGTGAATTTTTAAAGCGAGTATCACCTTCCCTTCCTGTTAGGGCTCGCCCTGAGCTTTGCTGCAGtcatttttcaatttgtttcaTTAAAAGGAGCACTTGGGTTTGGCTTTTTGGGGAGACAGGGGGGTTTTGGCTGCGAAACGCCACCCAGCCCTGGCACAAACGTTTACCCCGAAGCCTCGGCGCTGCAGCCCGCAGCAGCTGCTTATTCAttgctctgctttcttccccctcttttttccccacgTTTCTTCACCCTGTTGCAGGGGTCCTGCAAAACCACCTGGGATTTTGCAAAAAGACCCCAGCAGCACCTGCTCTCCCTCTTCGCCCAGAGTCAGCCGCGTTTTACCCTCGGCTCCTGCCCCCGTGGGAGAGGGAAGGACTTttccacccctgcagccccatcccaccacggcGGCAGGACAGCACAGAGCAAACCAGCGCGAGCGTTTATTCCCaatagtgtttattttaaaaataaagtcatatCATTCTCTGCAGCCCCCACTGggatgcggggcggggggagacagATCCGTGCTCTCCGTGGGGGATATTCCACCTGCGGCGCTCCGCGTGCATTCCCGGAGGCAGAGGCCGGCGCGGGACCTGTTTGCACAAGCATCTCCGGACGGATCAGACTCTCTGGAGCCGGCCAGGCCCGGCCCCGAGCGTCTGCGGCCGCGGGAAGGCAGAACTGGGCACACACGGTGCCGGCACGGCACAGGAGTCCCGGGAAAACAGGGTTGGGGGGAGCTCACCACACCGTTCCTCTGCAGCTGGGGGGTCTCTCCCCTTTCCCGGGGGAGATTTCTCACGGAgaggcagagatgccccccagagCGACGCCAGCTTCGGAGTTTGGGAGTGAAAAGGCCGAGTTTGAAcagggggaagcagggagggCGGCCGGATGCGGCGCGGGAAGGGAGCGCACCGGGAGCGCTCACATCTTGGGGAAGCTGGCGAGGTTGGCGATGCCGCAGGCGTTGTTCATGTTGCGCGCCAGGAGGACGTAGCCCTTGTTGCCCCACTCCTCGCCCCAGCTGTGGGGAGAAAAGGCAGAGCCTGAGCCGCCGGCAGAGCCGCCGGCAAACCCCGACCCGGTGAAAAGCAGCCCTGCCGTCCTGCCGTACCTGTTCTTGATGATCCAGTGCTTGGCGCCCTTCTGCGTGCCGTAGCCCACTGCCAGCACCGCGTGGTTGATGTTTTCGGCATTGCAGCTCTCGTCATAGTACACACCTGGGGGACGGGACAGAGGGTTACGCTTGGGATAAGCCACGtggccgtgcctcagtttccccgagCTGCCCCGCGGCCAGCGGGGattccccccgcagcccctcacccCGGCTGTAGAACTGGAAGGAGGGCAGGCTGGCGTCGATGCCCACGGAGACGGGTCCGATCCTGGCCACGGCCCTCTTCAAAGCCTTCTCGTTCCCTTCGGGGATTTCCCGGTAGCCGCGGCACTTGGCCGCCTTCCCGGTGGGGTTGTACATGCAGCTCTCATCCTGCGTGGGACCGGCAAGGTCAAGGTGAGATGGGGGTGGAAGGGCAGTCGGGGGGGAGCAGATGGAGACCTtacccccctcccagcccctgacCTGGCCGATGTAAGGGTAGGCATCCTCCGAGTCGATGCCGCGGTTCTGCCGGACGTACTCGAAGGCGTTGGTCATgtagccgccgccgcagccgtcGTTGTTGGCCACGCAGTCCACCAGGTTTTGGGGGCTGAGGGAGAGCAGCTTCCCCGTCTTCCGCTTCAGCTGCCCCTCCAGCGCGCCCACCGAGCTGAAAGCCCAGCACGAGCCGCACTGGCCCTGCGGGGACacgatgggtgacaccagggtgcCACCCCGCCCTGGGCACCGCCGGGAGCACCCTGCTTACCTGGTTCTTGACGGGCGTCACGTAGCCTTTCCTCCTCCAGTCCATGGCAGCCGGGGCTCTCTCGGTCCAGTCGGGGACGTACAGCGTCTCGTTGCGACGTGGGCGGCCACGGGGCACCTTCAAGCCCGTCATCATCCTCACCACCTCCTCGCTGGTCTGGGGAAGGAGCCCGGGGCGGATGggtgcagccctggggctggtgggCAGAGCAGCACCCAGGGGCGCTCCGTGCCCTCTCAACCGCCCCGTTATTGTCCCCCCTGGTGACACTCACCATGTCACCCAGGTGGTTCATGGCCAGCTCGAAGGTGTGGACGCCCAGCGCGTGCTCCAGGTTGTGGGTGTTGATGTACTTGAGGTTCTTCTCCCAGATCAGCCTCCGCGCCACCTCGTCCGCCTGCACCATGGGGTGAGACGGCGCTGGGCGTCCTGCCCATGGCCCCCCCCACCGCCAGGGACACCCCCAAGGACACCAGCCCCGTGGGGACATCACCAGGGtggtccccagctccccccagtaGTCCCCTCCCGCGGGCTCTGCCATACCTTGCCGTTGTACTGCTTGCGGTAGGTTTTCTTCCATAGGTCCCACTGGGTGTCCAGCTCCCGCTCGGGGTGCAGCTGGGCCACCACCACGGGgaccagcagggccagcagcgtGGGCCACCACATGCTGGGGAACGGGGACAGAGACTGAGCCTGGGGGGGCTGGACGGGGACAGGGCCCTGCGCCCACAACCATGTCAGGCTATAGGGGACTGGGACCCCCTGCCCACCCAAGTGctgggctataggggctgggacCCCGCGTCTGTCCAATTTCAAGGCCGTGGGGGACCCTATGCCCACCCCATAAGGAACTGGGACCCCATACCCACCCTGTTAACGGGCTGGGGGAGGCCAGAACCCCGCACCCACCCCATGAACAGGCCATGAGAaccagcaccccctgcccaccctctgTTTTTGGGCCAGGACCCCACGCGCACCCCGctttggggctggaggggaccgggaccccctgcccaccccgcttTGGGGCCGGGACCCCGCCGCGGGCGGTGCTGGCCGGGCGCAGGCATCACATGAGCCGGGGCAGCTGGTTCCCATTACCGCCCCGCTGGCGCCTTGCCGGCAGCCCCAGGCCACGGGGAAACCGAGTTTTGGGGGCGCACGGAGCAGGAGGtgcgggggggggacggacccGGGCATCCTGCCCCCTCCCTTGCTTTACCCACTCGCCCCACCACCCACTTTCTCACCAGACCCCCGGGGCAGAGCAGGAATGGGGACACCAGGCCGAGCCTGCAGCCCCGCTCGatgctccgtgcctcagtttcccccttcGCACCTCTAAGGGTCCCGACGCTGCCACACGGGACCCTATTTCTCCCCAACTCCCACTGGGGTCCATTTCCCTGGGGAAAAAGCCACCCGACTGCCCCAGCAACGCCCCGTCGGGTCTCCTGTCCACCCACGGGACCCTCCCCGCGCCGCTTACCCCAGCATCGCGCTCTCGGTGGGAGGATGGCGCAGCCCGGGACCGGGAGATGCGGGTGCCGCGTCCGCCGCTCTTTTATGCGCTGGATTGAGGAAGTTAAGAGGCAGCTGGAAAATTTTGGCAGTCGCCCGGGTTTGCACAGGgttggagggaaggaggagacggGGGGGACGCAGAAGCGGCTCCCTCCCGGCTTCACGTGATGTTGCGGGGCAGAGCTGAGTCAGCCCCGGCGCAGGGGCCGGTGGCTCTGGATCCTGCCCCGGGGacaccctcctgccccagggatgTCCTCTCGCCCTGGGGACACCTCCTTGTCCGAGTCCTGCCCCAGGGTCACCCTCGGTAGAGGGGCTGCTTGTTCCCGGGAGACCCAcaatccccccagcaccccagggagggctgagcacCCACTGCTTCAGGAGAGGCACTACGTGGCAGGATTAGaccctccccagcagctcagGGTCGTTGTCTGACATCTGGAGCAGAGGACAGGACCTCATCTCTGCCCTCATGTCCCCAGCCCACGACTGCTTCCCCTGCCACCCCTCGTGCCCGTTCTGGGGGGCACAGGTAGGGCCCGGGGGGACCGGGCCtatccccggccccacggggaaGGGGGACCAGACGGTGCTTTCTGCGGTGACTGGCACCTCGTCACGCGGCTCCCGCTGGGACGAGTCAGAAAACCTTGTTCGCTGCCCGGAAGGTCCTGGGGTGACCCGGTGGCATCAGTCGGCGGTCCCAGGCACGCCACACCGGGGACGTCGTCATCCAGCCGCGGGTACGAGGATGGAGCGaggggcagagttaaggggatGGGGCAGCCCCGAGGCGCGGATGCAGGCTGGAGCCGCCTCTGAACTGCCCCCGTGCCACCCCATCACCGCAGGGGTCCCCTGGGACAGGGACCCGCACCCCACATGCGagctccccctccccggctgctggGAAAGGGGGTGGCTGAGTCAGCCCAGGGCTCCACCGCGGACTCATCGCCCCGAGCACGGGGACCTGACTCGGTCGCGCATGACCAAGGCGCGGGGAGCCGAGTGGTTTAGGGGGCCACGCTCCTTGGAGACGGGGCCAGAGAGAgatcggggcggggggcggcgaggCTGAAGTAGGGGCACTGGGCTGAATCCCCCCTCGGGCTGCAGGGCTCGGGGAGAACACGGCAACCCACGACCCCAGAGATCACAAGGGACTGCTAACGCGCTCCAGACCGCGACTGCAAGTAATtaagagggggaagaagggagggagctCCGGGGAAAGGCAGCACCGAGCACCGCTGCAAGGCCGGGGATTCAGGGCAACGCTGTTGTGACCACGGCCACAGTACGGGGGGAGGCAGAAACGAGACAGAGctttgaaaaagggaaaatatcttGTTGTAAAATCTCTGCTACATATAATCATCTGCAATTCCTGCACCAAGAGGGAGCCCTGGGCCCAAAACAAGCCCCCTCGAGGAGGTTTGGCTCCTGCCCACCCCAAGCGATTGTATGATAAAATAACCCCCCCCACGTGGAAAAATAATACAGTTATCAAAACGGGATGTGAAGGGAATAAGCCTCTGCCCTGCGGCTCCGTCCCATG from Calonectris borealis chromosome 29, bCalBor7.hap1.2, whole genome shotgun sequence includes:
- the LOC142073521 gene encoding cathepsin S-like; the protein is MKLPASIAFLAALAVALGHPDPALALGHPDPALDWHWQLWKKTYGKEYRHEKEEGDRRATWERNLRLVTLHNLEHSLGLHSYELGMNHLADMTSEEVAALLTGLNVAPRPNQTSTYRPQPGSKVPDTVDWREKGCVTDVKNQGACGSCWAFSAVGALEAQVKLKTGQLVSLSAQNLVDCTRSYGNKGCGGGWRTKAFQYIIDNQGIDSDDSYPYTAQDGACRYNLTARAATCSRYVDLPHGDEAALKDAVANVGPISVSIDARQPTFFLYKAGIYRDPSCSQVVNHAVLVVGYGSADGEDYWLVKNSWGAHFGDQGYIRMARNRGNHCGIASYGAYPQI
- the CTSK gene encoding cathepsin K; amino-acid sequence: MLGMWWPTLLALLVPVVVAQLHPERELDTQWDLWKKTYRKQYNGKADEVARRLIWEKNLKYINTHNLEHALGVHTFELAMNHLGDMTSEEVVRMMTGLKVPRGRPRRNETLYVPDWTERAPAAMDWRRKGYVTPVKNQGQCGSCWAFSSVGALEGQLKRKTGKLLSLSPQNLVDCVANNDGCGGGYMTNAFEYVRQNRGIDSEDAYPYIGQDESCMYNPTGKAAKCRGYREIPEGNEKALKRAVARIGPVSVGIDASLPSFQFYSRGVYYDESCNAENINHAVLAVGYGTQKGAKHWIIKNSWGEEWGNKGYVLLARNMNNACGIANLASFPKM